Proteins encoded in a region of the Nitrospirota bacterium genome:
- a CDS encoding tetratricopeptide repeat protein has translation MIIIHKIDDFLFNLFPAAKEGRKEDKDLSLLKEEIASYYTFGPFKPKVEIQDDLITVEIDTTAITSQKSDFDTVVKYCETGKFNKAKPILEKLIKKNPTVSEYHRILGQIYSDEGSQEEAINCLIDALRWDPKNTHALTMMGNIFARSKNDITTAMSYYEHALVVKPDDHIAMNNIGANLIQLNRVEDAERYFEAALAINSSYPNTLYALSMIHDAKGDHLKAFDFAIQALKKSKAGHPVHNNAVEMARQVSSKAVQQIDPAEMFNQYSQRLAIESGKVIDVIEDDTIPTPAKMEMAENYNRDNHIIRFKKDRLAVAHLMMHELVHLDLAVQCRKVNANYLFVATKAQKEQFIRDNEPTLQRLNRDGLGDKVIADYIDALFSGSNSQTYNTPIDLFIEDFLNKTSPNLRPFQFLSLLSLLKEYIDAATNRQILEHTPAKIRNANIILSLTHAFQFRDLFGYDMSPLFKATAPQMKTAKEFYTDYLKYQKNAKAVEAHELIRKWAKELKVAAYFSLIEESEYRSRPATSAESVVDIEFAEPAYPTLAKGGEGGFSGIQQEPAGQMAITMYCLGALQYFQDKELPEIQKVGLEIAMLGRQGIDPANHDKKYSLISIPGKEFSGLQLLAYMYAAFQVIDPFLDTGLAFKKEYEEAKKLYEKR, from the coding sequence ATGATTATCATACATAAAATTGATGATTTTCTCTTCAACCTTTTCCCTGCCGCTAAGGAAGGAAGGAAGGAAGATAAAGACCTCTCCCTCTTAAAAGAAGAGATTGCCAGCTACTATACCTTCGGGCCCTTCAAACCGAAAGTCGAGATTCAAGATGACCTGATCACCGTAGAGATCGACACAACCGCAATTACCAGCCAGAAATCCGACTTTGACACTGTTGTCAAATATTGCGAAACAGGCAAGTTTAACAAAGCAAAACCGATCCTCGAAAAACTTATCAAGAAGAACCCCACTGTCTCGGAATATCACAGGATATTAGGCCAGATATACTCTGACGAAGGCAGCCAGGAAGAAGCCATAAACTGTCTGATCGACGCCCTGCGCTGGGACCCGAAAAACACACACGCCTTGACCATGATGGGCAATATCTTCGCCCGGTCAAAAAACGACATCACAACCGCGATGTCCTATTATGAACATGCCCTTGTAGTAAAGCCTGATGATCACATCGCCATGAATAACATAGGCGCCAATCTCATTCAGTTAAACCGGGTAGAGGATGCGGAGCGGTATTTTGAAGCGGCACTGGCTATAAACAGTAGCTATCCAAATACCCTCTATGCCCTGAGCATGATACATGATGCGAAGGGCGACCATCTCAAGGCCTTCGACTTCGCCATACAGGCGCTGAAGAAATCTAAAGCAGGTCACCCCGTGCACAACAATGCTGTAGAGATGGCACGGCAAGTAAGTTCAAAAGCAGTTCAACAAATTGATCCGGCGGAGATGTTTAATCAGTATTCCCAAAGGCTGGCCATCGAATCAGGAAAGGTCATTGATGTTATTGAAGATGATACCATCCCGACACCTGCGAAAATGGAAATGGCGGAGAATTATAATCGGGATAACCATATCATAAGATTCAAGAAAGACAGATTGGCCGTAGCCCATCTGATGATGCACGAGCTTGTCCATCTTGATTTAGCCGTGCAGTGCCGCAAAGTAAACGCTAATTATCTCTTTGTCGCAACCAAGGCACAGAAAGAGCAGTTCATCAGAGACAATGAACCGACGCTTCAGCGGCTTAACAGGGACGGTCTTGGCGACAAGGTCATCGCTGACTATATCGACGCCCTATTTAGCGGAAGCAACAGCCAGACCTATAACACACCGATCGATCTTTTCATCGAGGACTTTCTTAATAAGACATCCCCAAACTTGCGGCCTTTTCAGTTTCTTTCGCTTCTGTCTTTGCTCAAGGAATATATCGATGCGGCAACAAACAGGCAGATACTTGAGCACACCCCTGCGAAGATCAGAAACGCCAATATTATATTAAGTCTTACCCATGCCTTTCAGTTCAGGGATCTATTCGGCTATGACATGAGCCCTCTGTTCAAGGCAACTGCTCCTCAGATGAAAACAGCAAAGGAGTTCTATACCGATTATCTGAAGTATCAGAAGAACGCTAAAGCTGTTGAGGCGCACGAGCTGATCCGGAAATGGGCAAAAGAACTTAAAGTAGCCGCTTATTTCAGCCTTATTGAAGAGAGTGAATACCGGAGCAGGCCTGCAACGAGTGCCGAGAGTGTTGTTGATATCGAATTCGCCGAACCCGCCTACCCCACTTTAGCAAAGGGGGGCGAGGGGGGATTTTCAGGCATTCAACAAGAGCCCGCCGGTCAAATGGCAATCACCATGTATTGCCTCGGCGCACTGCAATATTTTCAGGACAAGGAACTGCCGGAGATACAGAAGGTTGGCCTTGAGATAGCTATGTTAGGCAGGCAGGGGATCGACCCGGCTAATCATGATAAGAAATACTCCTTAATAAGCATCCCCGGCAAAGAGTTCTCCGGGCTTCAGCTCCTCGCGTATATGTACGCAGCCTTTCAGGTAATAGACCCGTTTCTGGATACAGGGTTAGCGTTCAAGAAGGAATATGAGGAAGCTAAGAAACTGTATGAAAAAAGATAA
- a CDS encoding 2-oxoisovalerate dehydrogenase: MNELIFIVEEDIDGGYSANALGLSIFTQGDTIAELKANIKDALSCHFDNEGDIPKVIRLHQVKEEVFSYA; the protein is encoded by the coding sequence ATGAATGAACTGATTTTTATAGTCGAAGAAGACATTGATGGAGGCTACAGTGCCAATGCCCTTGGACTGTCAATATTCACTCAGGGAGATACTATCGCTGAACTGAAGGCTAACATCAAGGATGCATTAAGCTGTCACTTTGATAATGAGGGTGATATTCCTAAGGTCATAAGACTTCATCAGGTAAAAGAAGAAGTTTTCTCCTATGCCTAA
- a CDS encoding type II toxin-antitoxin system HicA family toxin has product MPKIPRDLSGKELATLLDQYGYKITRQTGSHIRLTTNTGDKEHHITIPNHTPLKVGTMNTIIRDIAGHLKIDRQLFVQELFKNS; this is encoded by the coding sequence ATGCCTAAAATACCCAGAGACTTATCTGGCAAAGAGCTGGCCACTCTACTTGATCAATATGGCTACAAGATTACGAGGCAGACAGGCAGCCATATCAGGTTGACGACTAATACTGGCGATAAAGAACACCACATTACAATTCCGAACCATACCCCGCTAAAAGTAGGGACGATGAATACAATCATCAGGGATATTGCGGGACATTTGAAGATAGATAGACAGTTGTTTGTTCAGGAACTTTTTAAAAATTCCTGA